A single region of the Anaerostipes rhamnosivorans genome encodes:
- a CDS encoding Crp/Fnr family transcriptional regulator, which produces MEYADQVVPILKSSLPFWEHLKEAEKKNLSQWSQLVHYGKGGMIRCQNCECTGVLIIKSGSVRTFMLSEEGKEITLYRLDQGDVCVLSASCVLSAITFEVQMEAVTESEIVQISAGAYSEVVDQNIYAEAFTYKQATERFSDVMWTMQQILFMSFDKRLAIFLLDESGKTGSDTIRMTHEQIAKYTGSAREVVSRMLKYFSSEGLVKLSRGGVSILDKKGLKQLIA; this is translated from the coding sequence ATGGAGTATGCAGACCAAGTAGTTCCTATTTTAAAATCGTCTCTTCCCTTCTGGGAACACTTAAAAGAAGCTGAGAAAAAAAACCTCTCTCAGTGGTCCCAGCTGGTGCACTATGGAAAAGGAGGGATGATCCGGTGCCAGAACTGCGAATGCACTGGCGTACTTATCATTAAAAGCGGAAGTGTGCGGACCTTCATGCTCTCAGAGGAGGGAAAAGAGATCACACTGTACCGTCTGGATCAGGGAGATGTCTGTGTTCTTTCCGCTTCCTGTGTCCTCTCTGCGATCACCTTTGAGGTGCAGATGGAGGCTGTAACAGAAAGTGAGATCGTCCAGATCAGCGCAGGCGCATATTCAGAGGTTGTAGACCAGAATATCTATGCGGAAGCATTTACTTATAAGCAGGCCACCGAGCGCTTTTCAGACGTTATGTGGACCATGCAGCAGATCCTGTTTATGAGCTTTGACAAACGTCTGGCCATTTTTCTCCTTGATGAAAGCGGAAAGACCGGCTCCGACACAATTCGGATGACTCACGAACAGATAGCAAAATACACCGGCAGTGCCAGGGAAGTGGTCAGCCGTATGTTAAAATATTTTTCTTCCGAGGGACTTGTAAAGCTGTCCCGGGGCGGAGTATCTATTCTAGACAAAAAAGGACTAAAACAGCTGATCGCCTGA
- a CDS encoding SpoIIE family protein phosphatase, with translation MPIIKKKEPVEEIFFNELEDITSYNMKQMEHCLTTIGKRMCAEQREDLEKKDGRTIIESTILKECMLCQGKEKCQLTLEDRDKLGALLEKQGGLSVQNIRSVCRCQREKEWVDEINTIYERELFLYACEQRFIEMRRMIGEQYIEAGRMFRSFAAQKYQLSGVQPIQERIEKGLKAHHLKVKKVYIYEDDMRGKQIYLFLKAQKGRERTTKEVARWLSVILQEKLQPLPNGKQAIGETYEMMGVQAATKFHVLTGVISRAEKEDMKNGDNFSMGTVGNHRFVSMISDGMGTGNAANKDSKAVIETLEELLEVGLDEKRAIQLLQSIFVFWPEKERYSTLDYIQIDLYAGIGSFLKLGACPCFLKRKGQVEMVQLDSLPVGVLKEKKLPIHRKKLEAEDFILQVSDGIIDSLGGNGVELLMEYMTQINTTRPQGFVDELMEKIESTEGYEKKDDMTMIGLGIWDKY, from the coding sequence ATGCCGATTATAAAGAAAAAAGAACCAGTGGAAGAAATCTTCTTCAATGAACTGGAGGATATTACATCATATAATATGAAACAGATGGAACATTGTCTTACCACCATAGGGAAAAGGATGTGTGCGGAACAGAGAGAGGATCTGGAAAAGAAAGACGGGAGAACGATCATAGAGAGTACGATCCTGAAAGAATGTATGCTATGCCAGGGAAAGGAAAAGTGCCAGCTTACCCTGGAGGACCGGGACAAGCTGGGCGCTCTGCTGGAGAAGCAGGGAGGTTTGAGCGTTCAGAATATCCGCTCCGTGTGCAGATGTCAGAGAGAAAAGGAGTGGGTGGATGAAATCAACACCATCTATGAGAGGGAGCTTTTCTTGTACGCCTGCGAACAGAGGTTTATCGAGATGCGCAGAATGATCGGAGAGCAGTACATAGAGGCCGGTAGAATGTTCAGAAGCTTTGCCGCGCAGAAATACCAGCTTTCCGGAGTGCAGCCGATACAGGAAAGGATTGAAAAGGGGCTGAAAGCCCATCATTTGAAAGTGAAAAAAGTGTATATTTATGAGGATGATATGAGAGGGAAACAGATCTACCTGTTTTTAAAGGCGCAGAAAGGCAGAGAGAGGACAACCAAGGAGGTGGCCAGGTGGCTCTCTGTTATCCTGCAGGAAAAACTGCAGCCTCTGCCCAACGGTAAACAGGCCATCGGGGAAACATATGAAATGATGGGTGTCCAGGCGGCCACCAAATTTCACGTTTTGACCGGAGTTATTTCCAGGGCTGAGAAAGAAGATATGAAAAATGGGGATAATTTTTCTATGGGAACGGTTGGGAATCACAGATTTGTCTCTATGATCTCCGACGGTATGGGCACCGGAAATGCGGCAAACAAAGACAGCAAGGCAGTCATTGAGACCCTGGAGGAGCTGCTTGAGGTGGGGCTGGACGAAAAAAGAGCCATCCAGCTGCTGCAGTCGATTTTTGTATTCTGGCCGGAAAAGGAGAGGTACTCAACCTTGGACTATATTCAGATCGATCTGTACGCAGGGATCGGAAGTTTTTTAAAGTTAGGTGCATGCCCGTGTTTTCTGAAACGCAAGGGGCAGGTAGAGATGGTCCAGCTGGACAGCCTGCCGGTAGGGGTATTGAAGGAGAAAAAACTTCCGATACACAGAAAGAAGCTTGAGGCGGAAGATTTTATCCTTCAGGTCAGTGACGGCATCATTGATTCCCTGGGAGGAAACGGTGTGGAACTGCTGATGGAATATATGACCCAAATCAATACCACAAGGCCTCAGGGATTTGTGGATGAACTGATGGAAAAGATTGAGAGCACAGAAGGTTATGAAAAAAAGGACGATATGACCATGATCGGCCTCGGAATTTGGGATAAGTATTGA
- a CDS encoding TMEM175 family protein, translating to MHKNRIVPGFRQYGVSSGRIESFSDAFIAIIITLMVLEIPLPKSMDVSQMLGFGKSILIYFASFVIVGMQWNRHHRLFGGIKEVSVNFIWKNMIYLFLLSLIPVFMKWLLEFPTSLIPAMAYSVIYILNDVGIRWLFRSLGIENQMAGNEIRQQRQIGRRPPVRPVALFLFFLAGPSLILGLSVFFPEISIVCFIVFPVLMSLGNLAAGDPGNMRIQNH from the coding sequence GTGCATAAAAACAGGATTGTTCCAGGATTCAGGCAGTACGGTGTTTCCTCCGGACGGATTGAAAGTTTTTCTGATGCGTTTATCGCCATCATCATCACTTTGATGGTTTTGGAGATTCCTCTGCCAAAAAGCATGGATGTATCACAAATGCTTGGCTTCGGAAAATCTATCTTAATCTACTTTGCAAGTTTTGTAATTGTGGGAATGCAGTGGAACAGACATCACCGTCTGTTCGGCGGGATCAAAGAGGTATCTGTGAATTTTATATGGAAAAATATGATTTACTTATTTTTATTGTCACTGATCCCTGTCTTTATGAAATGGCTGCTGGAATTTCCCACGAGCCTGATTCCAGCCATGGCGTACTCTGTGATCTATATCTTGAACGATGTGGGGATCCGATGGCTTTTCCGGTCGCTTGGAATAGAGAATCAAATGGCCGGAAATGAGATCCGACAGCAGAGGCAGATCGGCAGACGGCCTCCAGTCCGGCCTGTTGCTCTTTTTCTGTTCTTTCTGGCAGGACCTTCGCTGATCCTGGGTCTCTCCGTATTTTTCCCGGAGATCTCCATTGTCTGTTTCATAGTATTCCCTGTGCTTATGTCACTGGGGAATCTGGCCGCCGGGGATCCGGGGAATATGAGGATTCAAAATCATTAA
- a CDS encoding DUF5412 family protein: MRKRKWIFIVVLLLFLGWTVYHFTWDTQAVSKGVVFKIIDSPNGSYIANAYHGIDNATVDFSVIVEIADKKTKVKKNIYFEYHCEDAEIKWLSDSEIQINGITLNIHNDVYDFRHE, from the coding sequence ATGAGAAAAAGAAAATGGATTTTTATTGTTGTACTACTTTTGTTCCTGGGATGGACAGTCTATCATTTTACCTGGGATACTCAGGCTGTTTCAAAGGGAGTGGTATTTAAGATCATTGATTCGCCAAATGGCAGCTATATTGCAAACGCATATCACGGTATTGACAATGCAACGGTAGATTTTTCTGTAATTGTTGAAATCGCAGACAAGAAGACAAAAGTAAAGAAAAATATATATTTTGAGTATCATTGTGAGGATGCAGAAATCAAATGGCTTTCCGACTCTGAAATACAAATTAATGGAATAACATTAAACATACATAACGATGTATATGATTTCAGACATGAATAA
- a CDS encoding MarR family winged helix-turn-helix transcriptional regulator: protein MDMNEIIYRKLTEVQWLMQKRHFKNHHAAGPMADPERGQGRLLSLLKLKDGISTKDMSHILGIRVSSLNELLAKLERNGYIKREPSEQDKRIVLNWLTDKGREENEAPADTYKIFDCLSEEEREKLAEYLERVAAALENELGENSEDFEEMRRQREEAFERFFEGKEEFRGPAGKGPDFRGFGRFDGFRGPGHHPHPHPHPHPFKEKE, encoded by the coding sequence ATGGATATGAATGAGATCATCTACAGAAAACTTACAGAAGTACAATGGCTTATGCAGAAACGTCATTTTAAAAACCATCATGCAGCCGGACCAATGGCTGATCCGGAGCGGGGGCAGGGACGTTTGCTGTCACTTTTAAAGCTTAAGGACGGGATCAGCACAAAAGATATGTCGCACATACTTGGGATTCGGGTTTCTTCCCTAAACGAACTACTTGCCAAGCTTGAGCGAAACGGCTATATCAAACGGGAGCCTTCCGAACAGGATAAGAGGATCGTGCTGAACTGGCTCACAGACAAAGGACGGGAGGAGAATGAAGCTCCGGCGGATACTTATAAGATCTTTGACTGCCTGTCTGAGGAAGAAAGAGAAAAGCTCGCGGAGTATCTGGAACGGGTGGCAGCGGCCTTGGAAAATGAACTAGGAGAGAATTCAGAGGATTTTGAAGAGATGCGCCGCCAGAGGGAAGAGGCTTTCGAGAGGTTCTTTGAAGGAAAAGAAGAGTTTAGGGGACCAGCAGGAAAAGGACCGGATTTCCGTGGCTTCGGACGGTTCGATGGATTCCGCGGACCGGGGCACCATCCTCATCCGCACCCACATCCACATCCTTTCAAAGAAAAAGAGTAA
- a CDS encoding DsrE/DsrF/DrsH-like family protein encodes MRKKTVIIGGVAGGATTAARLRRKDETMEIVLLERGQYISYANCGLPYYVGDVIKNRDSLLLQTPEAMKNKFRIDVRVQSEAIRINTEQQKVAVRNLVDDTVYEESYDYLVIATGSSPVVPPIPGIDGPDIYTLWTVPDTDRIKKVLETKKPKTAAVIGGGFIGLEMAENLKNAGLDVKIIEMQDQVMAPLDFEMAQLLHENIEQNGVQLLLGDGVASFGQEDQNTIITLNSGRKVQADLVLLSIGVRPNSELAKQAGIRLNARGGILVDGELKTSAKNVFAVGDVIQVENFVLKEPSMIPLAGTANKQGRICADNIAGAKKTYKGTLGTSVAQVFDLSAAAAGVNEKTLKRMGKTRGKDYEAVLINQKSHAGYYPGAVPVTLKLLFDMEGKILGAQAVGQEGVDKRIDVLATAMRMGGTVYDLEELELAYAPPYSSAKDPVNMLGFTAENVLEHTVSFTGYQELDETMSQDGWEQNMTVLDVTEDMERMVFHIPGSHHIPLGQLRGRLEELPKDRLTVTYCAIGVRSYNAARILMQNGFTNVKVLEGGTSFYQSMHYQKPEEPVLAEITQEEKSKTAGEKELRLVDCCGLQCPGPIMKVHETLKEMDDGETVKVSATDMGFPRDIESWCQRTGNTLVKKEREGKQNIVYIQKGTQGRDICAASADQNPANGKTMVVFSGDMDKALASFIIANGAAAMGRPVTMFFTFWGLNVLRKPENQKVKKSLIEKMFGAMMPRGNQKLKLSKMNMGGLGTKMMKKVMRDKHVDTLDTLMQQAIKNGVKLVACTMSMDVMGIRKEEIIDSVEFAGVASYLGDAENSDVNLFI; translated from the coding sequence ATGAGAAAAAAAACAGTGATCATCGGCGGTGTGGCAGGCGGAGCGACAACAGCGGCCCGTCTCAGGAGAAAAGATGAAACCATGGAAATTGTCCTGCTGGAGCGGGGGCAATACATTTCTTATGCAAACTGCGGCTTGCCGTACTATGTAGGGGACGTAATAAAGAACAGGGACTCTCTGCTTTTGCAGACTCCGGAGGCTATGAAGAATAAGTTTCGTATTGATGTCAGAGTACAGAGTGAGGCGATACGGATCAATACGGAGCAGCAGAAAGTAGCAGTGAGGAATCTGGTCGATGATACAGTGTATGAAGAATCCTATGATTATCTTGTCATTGCAACAGGCTCCTCACCTGTAGTGCCTCCGATCCCGGGCATTGACGGTCCAGATATTTATACGCTATGGACGGTGCCGGACACTGACCGGATTAAGAAGGTCCTGGAGACAAAAAAGCCGAAGACAGCAGCAGTCATAGGCGGAGGATTCATTGGCCTTGAAATGGCAGAAAACTTAAAAAATGCAGGATTAGACGTTAAGATCATTGAGATGCAGGATCAAGTGATGGCTCCTCTCGATTTTGAAATGGCTCAGCTTCTACATGAAAATATAGAACAAAACGGCGTACAGCTCCTGTTGGGAGACGGGGTTGCTTCTTTTGGACAAGAGGATCAAAATACAATCATTACTTTAAACAGCGGGAGAAAAGTGCAGGCTGATCTGGTGCTGCTTTCGATAGGAGTACGCCCTAACAGTGAGCTTGCAAAACAGGCAGGGATCAGGCTCAATGCCAGGGGAGGCATTCTGGTGGATGGGGAACTTAAGACCTCCGCTAAAAATGTATTTGCAGTAGGGGATGTGATCCAGGTTGAAAATTTTGTCTTGAAGGAGCCGTCCATGATCCCTCTGGCAGGAACGGCCAATAAGCAGGGGCGGATCTGTGCTGATAACATTGCCGGGGCAAAGAAAACTTACAAAGGGACCCTCGGCACTTCTGTGGCACAGGTATTTGATCTGAGCGCGGCAGCAGCAGGTGTAAATGAAAAAACTCTTAAACGTATGGGAAAGACAAGAGGGAAGGATTATGAGGCTGTGCTGATCAACCAGAAGTCTCATGCAGGATATTATCCCGGTGCAGTTCCGGTAACATTGAAGCTTTTATTTGACATGGAAGGAAAGATTCTCGGAGCCCAGGCTGTGGGACAGGAAGGAGTGGACAAACGGATCGATGTGCTGGCAACAGCTATGAGAATGGGCGGTACGGTCTATGATCTGGAGGAGCTGGAACTTGCCTATGCACCGCCGTATTCTTCTGCAAAAGATCCGGTAAATATGCTTGGGTTCACAGCAGAAAATGTTTTGGAACATACAGTATCTTTTACCGGTTATCAGGAGCTGGATGAAACTATGAGCCAGGACGGATGGGAACAGAACATGACAGTTCTGGATGTGACGGAAGATATGGAGAGGATGGTATTTCATATCCCAGGATCTCATCATATCCCTCTGGGGCAGCTGAGAGGGCGGCTTGAGGAGCTGCCGAAGGACCGGCTCACCGTTACCTATTGTGCCATTGGTGTGCGGTCCTACAACGCGGCGAGGATTCTTATGCAGAACGGATTTACCAACGTAAAAGTTCTGGAGGGCGGAACAAGCTTTTATCAGTCTATGCATTACCAGAAGCCAGAGGAGCCGGTTTTGGCAGAGATTACACAGGAAGAAAAGAGCAAAACAGCAGGGGAAAAGGAACTTCGTCTGGTGGACTGCTGCGGACTGCAGTGTCCTGGTCCGATCATGAAAGTCCATGAGACTTTGAAGGAAATGGATGATGGGGAGACAGTAAAGGTGTCAGCCACAGACATGGGATTTCCGAGAGATATTGAATCCTGGTGCCAGAGAACCGGGAACACACTTGTAAAAAAAGAGCGGGAAGGAAAGCAGAACATTGTCTATATCCAGAAGGGAACCCAGGGGCGTGATATATGTGCGGCATCAGCGGATCAGAACCCGGCCAATGGCAAAACTATGGTAGTGTTCAGCGGAGATATGGATAAGGCTCTCGCCTCCTTTATTATCGCCAACGGGGCTGCTGCCATGGGCAGGCCTGTGACCATGTTCTTTACCTTCTGGGGGCTGAATGTTTTGAGGAAGCCCGAGAACCAGAAGGTTAAGAAATCCTTGATTGAAAAAATGTTCGGCGCGATGATGCCGAGGGGAAACCAAAAATTAAAGCTGTCCAAGATGAATATGGGCGGCCTTGGAACTAAAATGATGAAAAAAGTCATGAGAGATAAACATGTGGATACTCTGGATACTTTGATGCAGCAGGCCATTAAAAACGGCGTGAAGCTGGTGGCATGTACCATGTCCATGGATGTGATGGGAATCCGGAAGGAGGAGATCATAGACAGTGTAGAATTTGCTGGAGTGGCATCCTATCTGGGAGACGCTGAAAATTCCGATGTAAACCTTTTTATATAA